The DNA segment ACCTGAGTGAATCTCtgaaaatgaacacatttatACCTTAAGGTTCTatcttaaaaaattctaaaaacgtAAGGATCCATACGCACACCTTTCATTAGCTGCCAGAATGGTGATGTTATTGTGTGTCATGTAGATTCCAGAAAATTTCACACTTGTGAGAAAGTGAGATAAAATGGCAAGTAATGTCttattattataatgaaaatagttttgacttaaTGGACCATCTATAAGAGGACTTCCTGAGAACCACTGGATAGACTAACAGGCAAACATAGGGGTCAGCCAGAAGTGTTTATTGACAGAGATTGAGAATCCACTGTGGTCAGACTCAGCGTAGCTTCACCTGCCTTTTGATGACTTCAGGTTTCAAGGAACTTAAGCTTTCCATGGAAGGTTTTTTGGCTGGTACTTGGGCTTCACACagcacattttattatttgtgcaGAAAACATAGACCCTTTCCTTCCTGAAACATTTCTGGCGGCATTTGCCGTGACGATTCCAGCATTTTCGGGTGCTACCTgacaagaaagaagaacagagacaGTGTCAGTCCTAAGAAGAGGTAGATTCTGGATTTGAAATGTCTGTAAAAGGATTAGAACAGATGAGATAGAGGGTGCTCAGTTTCCTTTGACTCTGACCCTAGTCCTCTCTTTTATTCCCTTCTTCTCCCTTTcgaaaaattgtggtaaaatacaaataacataaagTTTATCagtttaagtattttaaagcGTACAGTCCAGCGGCATTAATTAcactcacaatgttgtgcaaccatcatcaccgtctagttccagaactttttaatcatcccaaacagaaaccctGCACCCATTAAGcattttcatttctcctcttcTCATCCCTGAGCAACCACCAATATGCCCTCCTTGCTATAGACTTGCCTAATCTAGATATTTTATGccaatggaatcatataatgtgCAGCATTTGGGGCCTGGCTtctttttacttagcataatattttcagcattcatctgtactgtttttataattaaaaaaattgaagcatagttgatttacaatattgtgttagtttcaggtgtacagcacagtgctagatattcttttcagattcttttcccttataggttattacaaaatattgagtatagggcttccctggtggcgcagtggttgagagtccgcctgccgatgcaggggatgcgggttcatgccccggtccgggaagatcccacatgccgcggagcggctaggcccgtgagccacggctgctgagcctgcgcgtctggagcctgtgctccgcaacgggagaggccacaacagtgagaggcccgcgtaccgcaaaaaaaaaaaaaaaaaaaaaaaaaaaaaaaaaatatatatatatatatatatatatatatatatatatatatatatatatatattgagtatagttccctgtgctatactgtaggtccttgttggttatctctttttatatatagtagagcaTATATGTTattcccaacctcctaatttatgtctctccccactctcctttcccctttggtaaccataagttttttttggaagtctgtgagtctgtttctgttttgtaaataagttcatttgtatcatattttagattccacgtataagtgatattatatgatatttgtctttccctatatggcttcacttagtatgatcatctccaggtccatccatgttgctgcagatggaattatttcattcttttttatggcttagtagtatttcattgtgtatgtatatatatacacacacacactatacatatatatatatttggctgaaattccatcagtttcttcatatccttattcttgttttgttttgtctttgccAAGGCCTATCATCAAGAAGGTGGCTGTACTTACGTTTTTTCAGATGGCggtaaaatacacatgacataaaatttatgtTAACTATCTTAAAGTGCACAGTTCCGTGGTATTAAATAtgttcatattgttgtgcaaccatcaccaccatccattcccataactcttttcatcttgtaaaactgaaattctattcgcattaaacaataactccccattctcccctcctcctagcccctggcaacagccatccatattttttttttttttttttttttttgcggtaagcgggcctctcactgttgtggcctctcccgctgcggagcacaggctccggatgcgcaggctcagcggccatggctcacgggtccagccgctccgcggcatgtgggatcttcctggaccagggcaggaacccgtgtcccctgcatcggcaggcggactctcaaccactgcgccaccagggaagcccccatattgtTTTTGATACCTTTCCTGCCCCAGAATCTTGACTAACTGACAAACTCAAGACTTGCAAAAACAGCTCTCAAAAGAACTGCTCTGACAGTTTTGGGGATGGGATTGCACCAATGGCCTCAACCAAGAGGCACAAAAATCTGGAAGTTTCTCATTATTCCAAACACAAGTTTTGCAGCAAAGATGAAATCTACTACTTGGCCCAAACAAGAACATGCACCCCTCTCTTCTCTTTATTCTATCAAAACTCCAAGCTGCCCTGACTTGGGTCTTCAGCTGCTCCCTGATGTCCATCAGCTGAATAAAGTCTGTAACCTCTATCTGTGTCAGTGAAACTACTTTCTTTAGGCAGTTTGGTGCCGTGactattctttatttcattcattttgtgtttattatttccttctttctgttgtAGGTTTAGACCAAGTTttctttgagattatttttttgaCCAGTATGGGGGAGACTAGGGAAAATTCGTGTTTTAGAGGAAAACTTGGCTCAAATAGGGAAATTTTGCTCGCCAGGGGATGTTTGTCAATGAGATGTTCGGAGACgtttttagttgtcacaactggTGTGGGGTGCTACTGGCGATTAATGAGGGCGAAGGTTCTGCTAAATATcttgcaatgcacaggacagccacaATAAAGAACTGTCTAGCCCCAAAAGCCAACAGTGCCAAAATGTCAATCATTGCCAACCGTGTCGGAAGTCCCTGGTCTAGACAGGTCACAGACTTCAGAGTTATCTGATTCTGATTACGTGGGAGTTTTACATCTCTATGAGCTCTTGATTCATGATTGTaatgcaaaaataattatttcctatATATTCAAGTAAATTCTGTTCCAGAGGGGTTCAATtgactccctcccttcctctgccccatgggggaaaaaagaaccagtttctgtcttgtaaattcATTTCAAGAATCCCTTACTCCACTAATacctttatgctttttaaaatttttctaaaaaatattttagtagagtatagttgagttataatgttgtgttagtttcaggtgtacagtaaagtgattcagttatacctatacatatattcattctttttcggattcttttctcatataggttatcatagaatactgagtagagttccctgtgttatacagtaggtccttgttggttatctattatatatagtagtgtgtgtataccTTTATGCTTTAAACCAGTTACAAAATCTGCCTTGTTCTCTCattatgagttaaataaaatctttaaca comes from the Delphinus delphis chromosome 15, mDelDel1.2, whole genome shotgun sequence genome and includes:
- the LOC132438573 gene encoding beta-defensin 36-like, whose product is MKLLLLTLAALLLLSQLTPGSTRKCWNRHGKCRQKCFRKERVYVFCTNNKMCCVKPKYQPKNLPWKA